The genome window aagcggttctatgagctgccatagactcaaaagCGGAAGAAATGGAAGAATAAGAATGGCAagggatacaataggtgccatcgcaccttcggtgcttggcccctaataaatgtattaatagagctgttgtaatgattattatcattattttttattatcattacttttttattttattttacagaacaacagtaaaattacaatgctaacaatGCTAAATTACAATGCCACAAGAAGACTACTAAGAAGACTCAGTACTACTTTTTTCTGACAACAGCAgattctcattacgctgtttcagcgcagattttcctTGTGCTTTGGACTTCGAACCCTGGCTAAcgagcttgtgcagcgctgtcagaataaatacaatttgtgcgtgtattagacaacataacgttctgtagatTATTTACTAATAGTTTAAGGCCAttttgcgatttcagtcatcatacagtaaccagcaacaaccacccctttctcttctcatcgaagACATACAATGCGGTTCTAAACAGTCTGTTGCTGTTGGTCCTTGTattgatttttgcgtctttctctgacagttttaaatgcttccacactgccgacatgtttgctgcattagtgcgtgcctctatttgatcgcgtcatgTCATTGTTCAGTATAATTCATTCAGCCTTTTCGCCGAACACTTTCTGTTTctgaacatttggtgcatctCTAAAATGAACCTCTGATGCTAATTCTCCAATTTTCTCTTCTCTCCTTTAGCCGTTGAAGCTGCATTGTGAGGTTTGCAGTATAGTGTCCAGCTCTGGCCAGATGCTGGGGCGTGAAGCTGGAGCTGAGATTGACCAGTCCTCCTGCATATGGAGAATGAACAACGCACCCACACGCGGCTTTGAGAGGGACGTGGGCCGCAGGACAGACCTGAGAGTGGTGTCTCACACTAGTGTTCCTCTGCTAATTCAAAAACCCCAGAACTTTTTTGGCCAAGGGAACGAGACCGTCTATGTGGTGTGGGGACCCTTGCGCAACATGAGGCAGGATGGCAAGGGCATTGTGTACAACATGCTGCGGCAAGCGGTGGAAAACTACCCACATGCGCGCATCTACGTCACCACAGAAGACCGCATGAATTACTGCGACACTGTTTTCAAGAAGGAGACGGGCAAAGACAGGTGAGAGCGCTGTAACCACCGTCACCTGTTTGTGATGCACTGTGCGTATGACGGCAGTAGTAAATCTGGCCTAGATtctaaacattaaacatctttaGTTGTAACTGTACAGTAGAACTTTAACTCACAGGTTCCAAGAAGTGGCTTGTATCTGTGGGTTGTGCGCCATTCAGAACTTAATTGAGAATGcctccattttatttttaattgaaatttaaTTGAGGTATGGATAATTGATATTCAGATGAATAATTAATGGAAGTAAAATTGAATTTAACTgaatttaactaaattaaaattcAAGGACCTTCATTTTTTTGGATGTAGCACTCCTTTTTTACATTGTACATGAAAAGACCTTAATATTCCTCATCTATGATGaacatatttttcatttttatattaaaatttagTTTTATGGGGTAACGcccataaaatataattattataataatgtatGGCGCCTGGAATTGGAAATGGAAGAATTTTGTAtcattatttacataaaaaaactgCTTAAGtgcataataatatttataaagctTTTATTCAAGTCAAGTTCATGGGATGAAACTGACATGTGGAAATatcaacctcccgctctctctgttGAAACCAACACaaaagtgacttaaactgcaattcatcgactggccgctagagactggctgcaaaagggagtcaataccatgttaaaatgcccaactttacagcagaaaaaaatatgtttacagcctggtacaaaaagtggttttggtctatatagccaATTtcacccttcatgtcaactgtgaggggggtgaattttttttgtaactcatccgtttaagttatactAAGCCCTAAATTTCTGCATAATtgagggcgtggccacttgagtgacagagggattgccgctgctgtcaccactgtcgcgctaggcgggcgtggtttcagcaaccagctccacccatgtcccgcctctttgcccattttcaaattatccgggagtgacgcacgatgacgcgattccaagatagCGACAGCCGAATTCCGCCTACTATGAGCTTCAGAattgctcttcagaaacctacgggtgacgtcacggacactacatccatatttttttttacagtctatgggaaatatgcaggaaaaaacaaacacaaaactatATTAAGTCAGTATATTAAGTTCCTTAAAATCAGTTAAAATCA of Garra rufa chromosome 10, GarRuf1.0, whole genome shotgun sequence contains these proteins:
- the st6galnac3 gene encoding alpha-N-acetylgalactosaminide alpha-2,6-sialyltransferase 3, encoding MLGREAGAEIDQSSCIWRMNNAPTRGFERDVGRRTDLRVVSHTSVPLLIQKPQNFFGQGNETVYVVWGPLRNMRQDGKGIVYNMLRQAVENYPHARIYVTTEDRMNYCDTVFKKETGKDRIQSGSYLSTGWFTLILAMDMCKEIRVYGMINDTYCKSEGYRKVPYHYYETGSRDECAEYLLHESAPYGGHRFITEKAVFAKWAKTHPIKFFSPEWQLS